Below is a window of Corvus cornix cornix isolate S_Up_H32 chromosome 2, ASM73873v5, whole genome shotgun sequence DNA.
GAGCCTGGTAGTTAAACTGTCATTCTGGAATGTAATGGGAATACTACTGGTGTCTTTAAAATCCTAGATTCAGCTAATTAAAGTTTTCTTGTGTCTGCGACTCTCATCCTGTAAGGCTTATATCATATTCTGTAATTATGAGCCatgtttctgcttctgaattCCTTATGTTGAATGAGCTATATAGAAGCTCAAGAGGAGCAGGTGCCCTCAGTTCATTTATCTTTTCTGGGGTCATGTTTTACTGTTATAGAagtctgcaaaaatattttgctttatgaaTCAACTTCAATTAGCGGTATTAGGAAGGATGTGAGTCTGACATCTTGGAACCATGTGAGGTGGTTTCATGAGTAGGCATGTAAGCTCATACAATTAGGTAGTTTCTCATACTTGTTTTGGAAATCTGCAGGGCTCTGTCTCTGAAGaaacatttcagcagaaatggagctagaagaaatatattcaattgaaatgaatatttaaatgacaggtttcctttttaaagtaaagTTAGTGAAAGTATTAATTTTATGTTGTCCAGCTAGTTTTGTATTAACTTCTGTAGTACAGGATTGAATTGATGgaaaaacagtaacagaaatTACAGAACCTTTACCAAGTTCTCcccacatttattttctttctgttttgttgacttcattgctttcttttcctctagcCGGAAGACCACGAAAGTTGTGGTTCCAGTTCAACAAACCGCAGTACCACAGAAAGCACGAAATCAGCAGTAAAATCACGACGAGTTCAGCAATCTGCTTCTCCTGACCCTGATTTACCTCCAGGTAGTCCATAAATTTCAAAAGCTGGTTAGGTATTTTCTCTAACTCAAATACAAATGTTTATTCAGGTGGCCACAGTGTTTAAGTTAGATTGTTACATTTTTGTCTACCTACAAATCACATAAAGGTTAGTGAAATACTTGTATGCTAGAAAATAGAACCAAATCACAATAAAATGTAGTTTAATGCTGATaacctttcttttcatttcatcaaATTCTTACATTCACATAACTCATTTGTAGTTCAAGGtagcatcatagaatcatagaatgacttggattggaaggaaccttaaagatcatttagttccaacccccagTTATGGGCAGGGATTCCTTCCATTAGGACCAgcttgctcaaagccccatccagcctggccttgaataaaacgtctctgggcaacctgttccagtgcctcaaaataaagaatttctttctattttctagtctaaacctgccctctttcagtttaaaaccattaccccaTGTCCTATTGGtacatgcccttgtgaaaagtccctctccagctttcttgtagactccctttaggtactggaaggttgctATAAGGTATTTCTGGAGACTTCTCTTTctcaggctgaacaacccaaACTCTCTcatgttttattcatgtttttcatTGAGCTCTGTATCTACTGGTAGagattttcaccttttttttttttttgcccgGATATGGAATTTGAATGTGAATGTGAAATTTGGATCCTGAACTTGGAGATATTTTGTGATATAAAAATGTCTAAGGAGCTGTGTGTCTGATTACTATTGCCTCTGAATTTGGATATGAAGtttcatgcagaaaattaaaattggaGAGTACTGGAATGAATTGCAGTTTGCCTTCCTGGGGCATGTAATTTTAGATGGGTTAAAGATATGAGAGTTTTGTGTTAGGCTTTCTTGCTGTCTTTTGTTAACAGAAAGTTTATACTTGACTTGAATCAAAAGACAACATTGAAATTTAGTGTGTGGAATACTCTGTGCTATAGAGTATCATCTTGCTTTGGAATGATTACTGGAGGAGCCAGGTCTGGAGGGTCTCTTACAGCTTTGGGATCCAATAAACTCCAGTGGCTCGGAATTGTGGGAAACCTTTTCCTACCATGGACAGCGcttcagctgtggcagctccttGGCATTCGGTTCTTTGGGTCACACCTGCAAACAACAAAAGTCAAAGGCTACCTAAAAATtgtatgattttatttccttcagtgaCATTTGTAGGATTTTTGTGAGTTACTTCCTGTGTGGCAAAATTGCATTAGTACAGTTGTATTAATTCTTGTAAACTACAAAGTTGTAAATGCAGGtggctttgattttgtttttgaGTGGACAAATAGCACTGTTTAGTATAGACCTCCTATGTGGTAAAATGTCCTAAGCTTTAGTTAGATGTGGAGTCATCTACTTAggtgttggttggttggtttttttcagtccttgGAGGATGTGTGTATCATatttgtgctgtattttttaaaaaaagatttatttgtcCTTTTGTTTTAGTGTCCTTGGAGATGAAGCTCTAGAGGCAAAGTTTAGCTAAAAATGTAACTGACAATAGACTCCTGCTAAACTTGTTTAGATGTGTCCAGTCTGATGCTATCAATTCTATGACTGTAGAGATACAAAGTTTTTGGAGTGTTGTATCTGAAACTGCATTTGTAGTGCTTAATAAACAGTGCAGCCTCCTGGGTTCTGgacaatttgaaaaaaacatacTTGTGGATTTTGTGTTGCACCTCAGGAAGGAATATAGCTCTACAGATTTTCTGGTGGTTTTATTCACTTACCGTAGAAAACCTGTATTTCAGTGGCAAAGATGCTCATAGTGTTATTCTTAGAAATCACAGGAGTATAAGTAACCTTTACCTGCTTTTTTCCACTtgtatttgaaacaaaacccttttaaaaaaatcctccaaacaCGAAAAGCAGCAAACCCTTTATTATACGTGAACTTGCAGatgtttttcttattctgttttGAATAGTAGGAATTATAGTTTCTTAAAAGACTGTTCTTCACATCTGAAAATCTGCTTCTAATATATTTGAAGCTAAACTTAACCAGGAAGCTGGCTTTTGTGTGATACTTCTAACAATATACTGTACCACTAGCTTGGAAATACCTTCATAGACAGTTTTTAGGAAATCCATGACCCCTATTTTATTTGGAAGATAGAACTCTGCTCCCTCTTTTTATGCACTCACCCAAAAAGACATACAGATGAAAATGGTGTTGCTCTTTTCCTGAATGCCTCTGGAAACTATCAGTAcaacttgcctttttttccttctatgaTGTAATGTTTTTGTCattcacagcaggaaaatgtaTATTAGATTCCCTTTGAAAGACccttgaaagcaaaatattgaaaaacCTTTGGACCTGTGGCAAGACAGCTTCACTTTCTTCTATGAAATTAGTAGCTTGCtttaaaatcataattaaaTAACTGGTTATAATTTTATAGTTGCTAGTTAAATAGTCTGCAAAAATACTTCTATGCTGAAATTAGGAAAAGGAGCTAAATGCCTTGTGCTGCCTTCTGTTTATATACAGCTCAGTTTACATCACTCTGGTGATGAATATGGGTCTCTTATGCCCCTTAATTATTGAAATAATACATCTGGTTTTCTGAATTCATATAAACTAAAAATGTTATCTTTTGAAGGAGTCAGTGAGAAAATCCTTAAAAACAAGTTATTCCAGATATTCTTCAGTAGTTTTAGATTGGTACGCAAAAGAAGCAAATTCAGATTATGTTAGAAATCTGACAGTACTAAGctctgaaaacactgaatttgaCTGCATTTCtggatttcctttttctggtCATTGACTTTGAAtcctgaaaaaaggaaaaagtcttATGTCAGCTGTGCAAATTCGTAGTTGTGGAACTCAGGAAAATCACTTATGTAATGGTAAAACTTTCCATATACTCTAAGGTGAAAAGTTATATTTGAGTATGAAAAAGATGAATACCTAGAAAAAGCAGAGTAGAATGGAAGTAGCAACTTAAGTATTTTTGTAGTTCTGACAGTGTTTTgatgttaattttaatttttaatttgaattaaagtTGTCAATATAAATGAGTCTTATTTAATGCAAGTTTCAGAAAACTGCTCTTGAAGCCTGTGGATTTAAGCCTGTATCATTAGCTTTTTTCAGCATAGTCACCAAACTAGAACTCAAGAGTGTGTATTGAATGTATTTTTAGATGTGCATAATGCTataaatttgaaaacagaaattttaaggCTTGCTTTTTTCCAGACCAAGTGAGTTGGATCCATAGTTAGATCCAATATACATGAAAGACATGAATATGGGTAGTGTTTAGTTTCTTCACaatattgttaaaaatatgAGTGTTAGCCACATACTCTGAATTCCCAGATGAGATGATTTTTCCAATCACATTACCTCTAAAAAGCATGTAAATGGATTTGTTCCCAACAGGCTTCAGTGCAGGTGCTTACTATTTGGGTTGTTGACAGAAATTGTTTTTGAAATGCCTCACAGGGGTCCTACTGAACAAGATGTGGATGTATTAGGTTTTAGAATGAGAAAGTACCAGGTGTGTTAATGCTTAGTTAACTTATAAAAAAACTGAGGGAGTACCTAGGCGTGATACATGCACACTTGAAAAGTAACCCAGCAGCTGGTGTTCACTTTTCCAAACCTATTTCTAAATCTCTCTCAAGTAAAAAAGTGATTGTTAAAATTCTTTGTCTACAATAATCCATAGTGTTCTGTTTCCTTAATTAGTTTGAAAGTTAATTAGTTTCTATGCTCTATTGTAGCCATagtttttaactatttttttttatagtagCTTGCATTTCTAGGATGTGATTGACTTAACAACTACACAGAATGTTAGAGTTTTAAGTCGTGTTATTTTATGGGTAAAGAAGGTACAATTATACATAGTTtgtttaaattttgattttaaaaaaagaatgcaagTTGAAAATAAGGAACATAttgaaataatgattttttttttttttttactaaataaatGAGTCTACCATGTCTTCCTTATCATTCCCAacaatgtgttttattttataggTTATGTTCAGAGTTTGATTAGGCGTGTTGTAAACAATGTCAACATTGTGATCAACAATCTCATATTAAAGTATGTGGAGGATGATATTGTTCTCTCAGTCAATATCACTTCTGCAGAATGCTATACAGTGGATGAGTTTTGGGATCGAGCATTTATGGACATCTCTGGTGAGTagatattttttggttttacatATAACTGTGGAGGCTCTCTTAAATTCATACAGAAATTTAGAAGTCTCATAAAATGGCTCTTTTTATGAGAAGTAAGACaatttctgcctgttttgatttgtactctttttttcttgtccttacCTTAATTCTGATGAGCCCATTGTAATAATATAGATTGATTCTTACTGCATCCTTGTATGATCAAGGATAATAATGTGCCACTGCTCTTACATACATGCATCATACAAGATGGTTTGTAGTCCTCTGCCCACACTTGCCATCGTGTGATGATATTTGAATTTGTGcttgctgctggcagtgagTGCTTAGGCAATTTTTGTGAATGAGCAGTAGCACGTTAAGGAATTCCATTGCACTTGTTTGTGATGATCTTAAAACTCTAAACAGGCTGACAAGAGAGGCAGTAAAATGTGCTGCACTATAGCAAGCACAGCATACCAATTGCAAGACTGGTCCTTTTCACTTCACATGTTCAGGGGAAAAAGCCCCCAGCTTCTGACTCTTTATCTTGGTCTTCAGTATTTGAATGTTTCAGTCCTTGAATTGCCAGCGTTCACCTCTAAGTCTAGGTGCTCTTGCTGACATTGGATGGAGGTGGAACTAGGGCACAGTAACTGTGCTAAGATCACAGAGAAGATTTCAGGTAGAGTGGGGAATTCAATTAATGTTTTCCTGaacctattttttttgttctggctaaaataattacaaactaATATgacaaaatcacaaaatatatttcatgttAAGATCATGTCATAGGTTAtcaagcatagtcccggaagggatgtccttgctaaggggtgcttacagcttcctctggcacctgatagaacctatcagctggccagtttggatatggacaattctctaggccacttaaagttgtgaccgcctctgtgatccacatttaagaataggcaaactccccccgcccaagctctctctcgtttccggtgctgggacaggtggctgcgggccccgtgtgggggccagcgggcccggccaggccctgcttgggccaggccgggccgggccacggccatcctgaagccatggacctgttccagccgtggaaccccccccactgccttgccgtgggcagccggagcggctcggctctcccccctctccacttcgataagaaaaattcaacattccagctgcaaagctgcaaggccgaggtgagattaacccttttattgctgtgaagagctgaaaatctgagggaagagagagaggagatgcttaaagctgaaattctgttgtgaagctatgatatatcagagtacccgttgtaatttcatgaagatatggggggtggagtgttcaactcgtaagcaaaagcacctgcgctgagataggcagatgctgacgcagctgtaatttcatgagaagtttggacagggagagatggaccagatgaggacttttgctccaaacgggaaaggagaaaacctcagtccctagagatggaccagatgaagaccctttgctcccagggaaggagaagggcctctgtttttgtttctgaacggctcaaccttaaaattgtaccccaaaaaacttcaagagtggaccctcgaaagcagttgtgggaaaagctgcaagtcgggggaagggactcacatgtgagcagagagactcctcttcctaaatggacaGAACagagttatttggaagtgggtggctgtctcgttgtgatactgttttcatagcatgagcaagaagagacttctccttctaaatggactgaacaaggttattatggaagtgataaacagactgaacatcttaagggttgtctttttacattgtcagtgggagaagggaggaaggtggggggaggaggagagttctgaaggtggtataattttttttttcccttcttttaggtctgttaataaacttctttatattctttcaagtttggtgcctgctttgcatttctcctaattcttatctcacagaagataaacagtaatgagtattttagaccaaaccaccacactaaattggtgtttccgcccggttacaaacccaacccgcgACAGATCACTATTATAGCTCGTTTCTTTTGGAAGgttcaaaagaaaactttggGGGATAATATGCAAAATTGTTTCTGGAAGAATAATGAGAATGATATTTATTGTATGCTTCCACATGAAACAGtacttttcttttataaaaagagCTAAGGTACAGCAAACAGGGTGAAAATTTTAATTGGGTGTAACAAATTTGTCCTCACTTCCTGTGCATTCAGCAGAAAAAGTCAGACACAGGAAATGCTTCACTTTAGTTACATAAGCAAGTACTTTGCTGCTGATTTAAATATCAATACCAAAAAACTACCTTCTATTGCTTTCTTCTAGTTAAGAACCTGTATGCATGACTTACTTTTCTTatgcaatgtatttttttaacctatacacttcttttaaaagccaCTGATCTGGTACTGAGGAAGATGATCAACTTTTCTGACTGCACAGTATGTCTTGATAAGAGAAATGCTAGTGGTAAAATTGAATTTTACCAGGAACCTCTGCTGTACAAATGTTCTTTCAGAACTCGTCTGCATTTTACTTATGATAACCTCAACTCCAAAATGCCATCAATTATTAAAGTAGgtatccaaaataatttttttgctaCTCACTTTTGAAGTTTTGAGGCTTTTCAAAATATCCTTTAGAATTTTAAGTAAAACGAAATGCTTATGCTGTTGTGTTTAgctaaagaaatttttcaattGTGTTTTGATCATATGGTGCAATTAGTTTATGTACAGAAACAGCACGTAATTAAGGAAGTTATGCTctctaatattttcattttttcttggagtttaaaaaaactccaagaaATTGtaagggaggaaagaaagtcTGCAGATAAcctgttaaaaaaccccagtagTATACTTGAGGGTGTCTGCAATAAGAtgcaaaggattttttttgccttaagTTATTGTTTCAAATGTAGCTCCAACTCTCATGAATAACAAGAAACTTCAGTGTATTAGCACTCTGCAGTGAACCATGTGAGATGGATTAGCAAGCCAAACTCATCTCCTAGTGAGCAGGGGtgcaatattaaatattattcaCAGACATCTGACACTAGGTGACATCTTTACATTTTGCAGTGCAGAAACCAAGTATTGAGTTGGTGGAGAGATTAAACTACCttactctgtttttttctgctctgagtAGTCATGCATGTAAGGTTTgtctttcttcctccctgctctcaAAGAAACCAGTGGTGCCCATCTAGTCAGCTGAgaggtgttttttaaattaagatgcAGACAGTGTTAATAAAAAGTAATCTCCATGCGTATGCACTGCAAAATGGTAAATGTTGAGGTAAGTTTTGAAGGGCATTTCTCAAGAATACAATTAAAAGTGTCACTCAGTTCGTGATACGATTCATGCAGCCCTAGGCTGCTGTCAACTTGAGGCTGGGAGTTCAACGTGTCCAGTTTGTCAAGTGCCCTGTATGCCTTTGGTTACTTTACTGTGTGGGAACTGTAAGCATTTGGTTACTTTGAGCAAATTTCAGGATTTGTGGATATGGCAATGACCATATGAGGATTTATCCGGCTAAGAAGAGTCACAAAATGCTGCACACAAATGCCTGGTGGTATGCATGTTTGCAGAAGCTTCTTTTTCATGTGTGGATCTTGATTTATGCCAAGACTGATTCTTCATACTAGAAAGAAAagcttctcctccccctcctttgTTCAGAATAGGTAGCAATTTTGGAAGTTTGCCTATTTTGAGTTTTATAAACAAGGAGCTGTGTATTCAATGATACTAGGACTTTTAACATTGTGCCTTAACTTCACAATGTATATGAACTCCAGTGATGATAAGGATTCTTCATATGACTGTCTTTAGCTTATCAGTTACAGGCTTAGGTTCTGTGGTGACAGTCTGCTGCATATACACAGTAAATCCTAATGTTAAAAAGCCTTATTCTTAAGTAGCCAAAGAGTTCTGTTAATTTTGGAGAAGTAATCTGTACTAGCTCATCCTATATGCTAAGTTTGGAGAGCAAAAGTTTGTGGCCAAATTACAAGTCTCTGACAGCGCACTTCAATGTAAATGCTGACAGTCttccatatattttaaaattatatagtTGTAAAAAATGATGATTGTTATTTTATTGCTTACAATTTTTAGTGGATACTGGACTAAAAGAAAACTCATGCTAAAATGCACTATGATGGACTATAAACTTCTCTGGCCATCTTTGTTGGCCATTTTTTGCCTCTGCCCTATTTTAAGGCAGGTGTTAGTTTGTTCCAAGAtgttttaacttctttttttagtttatattttgattttggttttggttatGTTGCACATAGTTTACTTACTGGAGTTAAAAGTATGCCTAATGTTAGACAGTAATTTTgttacaataattttattttatgcagcTCTTATTTAATGAAAGGTAGCTTTCTTATGTTGTTTGGCTTTGTCTTTACAGAATAAGCTCATACACAAAATAGCTGTTTTACAGCTAAAATTTTAAAGAAGGATAAGTTTTCATCCCAATAATTACAGTCTTTGCAAAGCTTTCTTTCATTTAGTGAAAAGCATGTTAACTGCATGTTTGAAATGGAATATTCAGAGGAGCCAGTTTTCTGCACTTCAGTTGGAATTAATTCTTCCCCTCATTACTTGGCCACTTGGAACAAAGTTTGGAGTGGGAAAGAATCAAAATGAAGGACCTTGTATATTAAAACAGTATATCTAGAGTTTCTTTAGCATGCagagattttaaagaaactccataatgaaaagaaaagtttaatcAGATGCTCTTACATCACTTATATGTGAGAAATTTTGTCAGCatcaactttaaaaaacaaatacaaaagtGTTTCTGTATGTGTAAACATGTTACACTTGACTTTTCAACTGAAGATCTCTTGTGTGACCTCCCAAAGAGtgaatgttttcattgtttGCAGCCCTTTGCCTTCTGTTGTGTTGCAAATCTCGTTTTTGGAAACAGAATGCCCATAGCAGATGAATATGGAATTGTATGGTTTAAAAGTGGGCTTTACTGATGACAGAGCGTTGttattatttgcttttgttctcttttcataTTATAGATTCACACATTAGTTGAAAGTTTGAAACTTTCAATCTCTGATCAGCAGCTTCCTATGTTTATACGTATAATGCAACTTGGGATTGCTCTTTATTATGGAGAAATAGGGAACTTCAAAGATGGGGAAAGTGAGGATTTGATTTGCCACACGAAAGATATTTTGGGAAATATCACAGgtaaatacagcttttaatttgtaagaagaaatgttaaaaacatgtgtttctttgctttttgtgaATGTAAATATCCAAGTCTAGTTCTTGCCAAGTATCTCATCAGTCTGCAGTTGTTAGAGGCAGTTCATTGTGCTGGGTAAGTATGCAGTGCTTTAATGTCTTTGATGTTATGTTCCATAAAGAATTCTGATGGTCTTAACTAAACTGATGTTAAATATGATCTAAGAAGACCATTTTAGGAGTTGTGACACAGTAGAGTACTTTGGATTTATCTGTCAATACACCATACAACAAGGCACCTTTTCATAAGCAAGTTTGAAACTGGCAGCAGCCACATTTGAGCTAAATAAGAGAAAAGCCAgtgtgctttttaatttctttgaaaatggtGATTGAGAATAGATATATCAGAACTTGTTCGAAATGGCAAAGTATTATTTTACACTGTTTCCATAGTTTTGTCCTTTTACAGTGTCTGGTCtcaactgctttttattttcatataacATGTATTCCCTCTTCTACGTGATCTTTCATGGTAACTTGCTGCAACAGGATCTTTTCAGGAGCATTGCAGTGATGAGGGGTGAATTTTCTTTACCTTTGTGATTGTTTCTCgtctgctgcttcccaggcaCATGGGGTGACTCTTGGGGTGattctgtgcagggcctggagttggactcaatgatctttgtgggtcccttccaactcagcatattctgtgattttgtgaatttatttagagatttttattttaattttaatctccTCAAGACAGAAGTTTTGGTTATCTTTCCAAGATTGGATTTGAATCTGGGGAAATAGGAAGAGAGATTTATCTCACCACCCAAGAGCGTGACAATATCTAGAAAATTCTTGGAATTTCATTTGAAGGTGACACAGCTCTCATAAGCTAGCCTTAAGTTTATAATATTTCAGCAGTTTGAAGCTTTGTGTAAactattaaattaattaattttgttctgtttaagAAATAtaccattttattttgcattagaagactataattttttcttattttattctgtgttaCTGTCATCTCTGGTTTCAGAGAAATAGATACGATTGATAAATGAAAGgagtggaaattttttttccaaaatacagcCTTCACTGTTGGTTGGCACAGATAACTGTTTCACTCTTATGTCAGATGTAGAATTCTCTGTAATGTTACTGCTCTGTGGAACTGAGCAAACAAGATATCTGTAAATAGTTCTCTTGTTTTCTCTAAAGCTTGGTTTTCTGCACTAGAAACTCTGCATTGCAAGAAAGGAGAAGTTCATTACACAAGACTTATGATTAGAAGTAATTAATATTCTGGAAATATTGGCTTAATATTCTGCTGAGACTTAGAAAGCATACAGGTTTTAGAAAAATGATTAGTGTGTGTTTTAATAACATTACATCTAACCAAAGTTTTGTACTATTTACAGGAGTAAGTGTGAAGGAGTTTTCTCTGAAGCACTGCTTTCAGACAGAGGGTTGTCTTTGTATCATGAATATCTTTCTTTTGTTGGCATGAAATTTCCCCTAGATTTGGCTAAATATTCATGCTGTAGAGGATTACAATGTATTTAGAGTTGCTTGAATTTCATACCTGCATTCCTGGAGTCAATAAGGCAACTAAGGCCATTTGAGTACAGGAAAGATGCAGGAAGAATAGAAAAATCGTATGAGTCAATATGAGAATAGCTGGGATGGGTAAGCAATGAGTTTCAGATAAAAAGATATAAGGATTAGAGACAGAGTAACTGGGTAATGAGAAAACTGGAATGAAGCTTTAACTGTGGAAGAGGACAGAAGTCAGCAGAGCCAAGCGGGTTTTACTTGGCTTCTTTTGGTTAAGGTGTGAAATCAGTGGTGAAACAAATACAGTTTAAGCAAAGGTTAATGTTAAAAGGCATCTGCCTACAAGTATTCAGTCTCTTTTGCATCTAGAATTAAATTTGAGATTCTTACATCCAAATATGTGTAAAATTTTTGGTAATCCATCCCATCatccttatttttaatgtatacCTTCAGGAAGATTGAATTGCAATTGCTGTTGATCAATCCCATTTGCATTCTTTTGAACAAATGTGAATATTACTTACTAGCTTTCCATAAAACAGCcatctaaaaaagaaataatataatgTAACTTCACACTGTTGTACACAAGATTTTTCAGAGGGGTCAGTGATTAGAGTAAGAttgcaaaagaagaaatccGTAATTTCCTACGCAATTTTTGTTCAGCTATGCTGTGCTCTAACATGATCATTGTACTTGATTATATGAGCATATGTATTTGACAGAACTATCTCCTTCGGAGCACAAGACAGATGGCAATTGTTGGATGGCCAAGCCAGAGATGTAGAAGTAGTTTTAGAAGCCCATTTCTATCTtcactgcaaaatattttgctacGCAGAGGCTAAATGGTCACTCCATTTATGCTTGTTTCCAGTGTCTTAATTGTCAGTTTGCAGTGCCTTCT
It encodes the following:
- the VPS13B gene encoding vacuolar protein sorting-associated protein 13B isoform X9 — its product is MLESYVTPILMSYVNRYIKNLKPSDLQLSLWGGDVVLSKLELKLDVLEQELKLPFTFLSGHIHELRIHVPWTKLGSEPVVITINTMECILKLKDGAQPEDHESCGSSSTNRSTTESTKSAVKSRRVQQSASPDPDLPPGYVQSLIRRVVNNVNIVINNLILKYVEDDIVLSVNITSAECYTVDEFWDRAFMDISATDLVLRKMINFSDCTVCLDKRNASGKIEFYQEPLLYKCSFRTRLHFTYDNLNSKMPSIIKIHTLVESLKLSISDQQLPMFIRIMQLGIALYYGEIGNFKDGESEDLICHTKDILGNITGTDDEASLVMQYPAQYTSQDPYLHQDDDQQQGWVSWAWSFVPAIVSYDDEENDSSGIDDGTAEQQKSQSLKDPIISVGFYCTKATVTFKVEIALKKKR